Genomic DNA from Candidatus Aminicenantes bacterium:
TGAGCGAAAAGGAGCTGGCCGACTGGATCACTCGCCAGCGTGAAAAAATGGGCCTGGCCGCGGCCTGGGAAGTGAGCAGCTGCCCGGCGGTGTTCAGCGGTCCCCAGGAGATCGGCGCCCATTCTGCCCCCACCGGCAACATCCTGCGCCCGGGACATGTTTTTAATGTGGATTTCGGGGTGGTGGTGGACAAGTATTGTTCCGACCTGCAAAGGACCTGGTACATCCTGCGACCTGGTGAAAAAGAAGCGCCCCGCGAAGTGCAAAACGGGTTCATTGCGCTCATCGAATCGATCCGCCTCTCTTTTGCAGCCCTTAAGCCTGGCGTGCGCGGTCTGGATATCGACCAGATCGCCCGCGGTTATATCGTCTCCCAGGGTTACGAAGAATATCCCCATGCCCTCGGCCACCAGGTGGGCCGCTACTCCCACGATGGCGGCGCCTTGCTGGCCCCAGCCTGGGAAAGGTATGGCAACCTGCCGTTCATTCCATTGGAAAAGGACCAAGTATTCACCATTGAACCGCGGATATACATCAAGAATTTTGGCGTGACTACGGTCGAGGAAATGGCGGTCATCACTGCCGACGGCGCCGAGTACCTTTCACAGCCTCAGCGAGAATTATTTCTGGTAAAACCAAAATAATGAACCAATTGACGAATGCTGGAGCGATCCGCAAGAAGAAGCCCGAGTGGCTCAAGACGCGCCTGCCGGGCGGGGACGCCTATTTCGCCCTGAAGAACAGATTAGAAAAAAAAGTTTTGCAAACAATCTGCCAGAGCGCCCGTTGCCCGAACATTCATGAATGCTGGAACGGCAACCAGGCCACGTTCCTGATCATGGGCAATATCTGCAGCCGTGACTGCCGTTTTTGCGCGGTCGCCAGCGGCAAACCGCTGGATCTGGATCAGGCGGAAGGCCAAAAAGTTCTGCAGATGGCCCAAATGATGAACCTGGGGTACGCGGTGATCACATCCGTGACACGCGATGATGTCCCCGACAAGGGCAGTGCTCATTTTGCCGGCGTGATCCGGGCATTGAAACAGGGGCGCCCGCAAATAAAAATTGAGGTCCTGGTTCCCGATTTTGATGGCTGCAGCCGATTTCTTGACCGGGTACTTGACGCCGGTCCTGACGTTCTGGCCCATAACGTGGAGACGGTACCCTTATTGTATCCTGCCGTCAACCGCCGGGCGGTCGCTTTCNNNNNNNNNNNNNNNNNNNNNNNNNNNNNNNNNNNNNNNNNNNATTTTGGAGCACGGCAAGAAAAGGGGCTGGATCACCAAAACGGGAGTGATGGTCGGCCTGGGTGAGACGGTCGCCGAAATCGAGGCATTGTTCTCCATATTGCGGAACAGTGGAGTAGATGTCCTGACCATGGGCCAGTACCTGCAGCCTGACAGCCGCAGTCTCCCGGTCAAGCGCTATTATTCTCCCGGTGAATTCGACGCTCTGAAGGAATCGGCCTTGGCTTGTGGATTTTTGGGAGTGGAGTCCGGTCCGTTTGTCCGCAGTTCGTACCATGCCGAGCAATTATTCAAGGCGGTGGTTAATTGAGATATGTGATATTCAGTGATATTCACAGCAACATCGAAGCTTTTGAAAAATTACTCAACCTTAAAAAGATCCACAATGTTGACAAGTATCTTTTTCTTGGCGATCTTGTCGGTTAT
This window encodes:
- a CDS encoding M24 family metallopeptidase — protein: SEKELADWITRQREKMGLAAAWEVSSCPAVFSGPQEIGAHSAPTGNILRPGHVFNVDFGVVVDKYCSDLQRTWYILRPGEKEAPREVQNGFIALIESIRLSFAALKPGVRGLDIDQIARGYIVSQGYEEYPHALGHQVGRYSHDGGALLAPAWERYGNLPFIPLEKDQVFTIEPRIYIKNFGVTTVEEMAVITADGAEYLSQPQRELFLVKPK
- a CDS encoding lipoyl synthase, with the protein product MNQLTNAGAIRKKKPEWLKTRLPGGDAYFALKNRLEKKVLQTICQSARCPNIHECWNGNQATFLIMGNICSRDCRFCAVASGKPLDLDQAEGQKVLQMAQMMNLGYAVITSVTRDDVPDKGSAHFAGVIRALKQGRPQIKIEVLVPDFDGCSRFLDRVLDAGPDVLAHNVETVPLLYPAVNRRAVAF
- a CDS encoding lipoyl synthase — protein: ILEHGKKRGWITKTGVMVGLGETVAEIEALFSILRNSGVDVLTMGQYLQPDSRSLPVKRYYSPGEFDALKESALACGFLGVESGPFVRSSYHAEQLFKAVVN